A stretch of the Pseudalkalibacillus hwajinpoensis genome encodes the following:
- a CDS encoding LysR family transcriptional regulator, which yields MLPKLTYFIKIADERSFTRAAKALFVSQPALSKQMKNLEEELGFTLFNRSVKGVELTTKGQAFYEDIKPLFTQINQTVDRYKKFDQIRFGSTPILSTYFLPGYYEQLQYSNVHVTAIREDSLDLVPQLTSHEIDAAIVQNTPVIEGMYSTFLFSEPFVAAVPASLSLAKKKEVTLVECFRYTQIIPPTGYLSERVRGILNDHLFEGDVLETHYLGMGGLVALGIGIAYLPKMMADSIEQKGVVFLPIKGEPLGREMYLHTNSHALLSLLSASFDHR from the coding sequence TTGCTACCCAAGTTAACATACTTTATTAAAATTGCTGACGAGAGAAGTTTCACTCGCGCAGCAAAAGCTTTATTTGTTTCACAGCCGGCTCTTAGTAAGCAGATGAAGAACCTTGAAGAGGAGCTTGGTTTTACTCTTTTTAATCGATCAGTGAAAGGAGTAGAGCTGACTACTAAAGGTCAAGCTTTTTACGAAGATATTAAACCGCTGTTTACGCAGATTAATCAGACGGTCGATCGCTATAAGAAATTTGATCAGATACGATTTGGCTCGACGCCGATTTTAAGTACTTACTTTTTGCCTGGATATTATGAGCAGCTTCAGTATTCGAATGTTCACGTTACAGCTATTCGAGAAGATAGTTTGGATTTGGTTCCTCAGTTAACTTCCCATGAAATTGATGCCGCAATCGTTCAGAATACTCCAGTGATTGAAGGGATGTATTCTACATTTCTATTTTCTGAACCTTTTGTTGCGGCTGTACCTGCTTCTCTTTCATTAGCGAAAAAGAAAGAGGTGACCTTAGTAGAATGTTTTCGGTATACGCAAATAATCCCTCCTACCGGATATCTTTCTGAGCGGGTAAGAGGGATATTGAATGACCATTTATTTGAGGGAGACGTATTAGAAACGCACTATCTCGGTATGGGTGGACTTGTTGCGCTTGGAATCGGCATCGCTTATCTTCCGAAAATGATGGCTGATTCGATCGAACAAAAAGGCGTTGTTTTTCTTCCGATAAAAGGAGAGCCATTAGGTAGAGAAATGTATCTTCATACGAACAGTCATGCTCTTCTTTCTCTATTATCAGCATCTTTCGATCATCGTTAA
- a CDS encoding PAS domain-containing protein, whose protein sequence is MNTAAYYAHYDAIPLPLVVLDRNGGIVHVNEYAISRFSSYQKAGSIQCLESILSIEQNQIQAHLDRAFTMEPGVFIELPLPFTKEAIRFSPIDSNHVTLVIVEDKEALYKEVTREPSDNNENIPTEELEQRFHSLIDENPDGIAFVDQHLKLTLINQALHRMLGYSLEDLIKTPQHVVNEEAISKISRHFELALYGDQRSYEIEAYDIYRNKVHLLIKTIPIHTNGHFRGAYKIVKDITEFKNAQLDTIDQAAQLRSLIDSIPEFIIFKDKHGSILEMNAYAKLIFGIEEGKYKGKTCEELYCSNIDAQHLLRNNAKTDRIAWEQETKVEYEYELELASGEIGTFEIIKAPTYNADGDRKYLIAIGRDISARREVEKELVETQELIASIFTNNADAISVSNLDKEVIKVNPAFQRLYGYTDDDMINHLFDIYPNDNKDEANRIMKAVIDGDGVVDFDTVRKTKDGTLIDVSITYSPIKDHEGNITAMSAITRDIRDRKRTEELLLRSEKLSAIGQLAAAVAHEVRNPLTSVKGFIQLYKDRIHSDILQLMLSEMDRIESIINEFLSLARPQAVTYQQTDIMTLTRNVVSLMEPELLLNKVDVETDFHTPSLIMNCEKNQITQVLMNIIKNGIESMPDGGLLSIKTCNTDTHLFIKIADKGVGIPKERLERLGEPFFSNKDTGTGLGLVVCYKIIHEHKGTIEFDSSVGEGTVVTISLPIER, encoded by the coding sequence ATGAATACTGCTGCCTATTACGCCCATTACGATGCCATTCCTCTTCCCCTCGTTGTTCTTGATCGGAACGGGGGGATCGTCCATGTTAATGAGTATGCTATTTCAAGATTCTCATCCTATCAAAAAGCAGGATCAATACAATGCTTGGAAAGCATTCTATCGATCGAACAGAATCAAATCCAAGCCCATCTCGATCGAGCTTTTACAATGGAGCCGGGAGTATTCATCGAACTCCCCCTCCCTTTTACGAAGGAAGCGATTCGTTTCTCTCCAATAGATTCGAACCATGTGACACTCGTTATTGTTGAGGATAAAGAGGCTCTCTACAAGGAAGTTACCCGTGAACCTTCAGATAACAATGAAAACATTCCTACCGAAGAGCTCGAACAGCGGTTTCACTCATTAATTGATGAAAACCCTGATGGGATTGCTTTTGTTGATCAACACTTAAAGCTAACCCTAATCAATCAAGCCCTTCACAGAATGCTTGGCTATTCATTGGAAGACCTGATCAAAACACCTCAGCATGTGGTAAACGAGGAAGCGATTTCCAAAATTAGCAGGCATTTCGAATTAGCCTTATACGGCGATCAGCGCTCTTACGAAATTGAGGCGTATGACATTTATCGCAATAAGGTTCACCTACTCATTAAAACTATTCCTATTCATACGAATGGACACTTCCGCGGAGCTTATAAAATCGTAAAAGATATTACTGAATTCAAAAATGCTCAGCTCGACACAATTGATCAAGCAGCACAATTACGCTCGCTCATTGACTCCATACCTGAATTCATTATTTTCAAAGATAAACACGGCAGTATTCTTGAAATGAATGCGTATGCGAAATTAATATTTGGAATTGAAGAAGGAAAATACAAAGGAAAAACGTGTGAGGAGTTGTACTGTAGTAACATCGATGCTCAACATCTTCTTAGAAACAATGCAAAAACCGATCGAATCGCGTGGGAACAAGAAACAAAGGTGGAATATGAATACGAGCTTGAACTTGCTAGTGGAGAGATAGGTACATTCGAAATTATTAAAGCTCCAACATATAACGCTGATGGAGATCGGAAATATTTAATTGCCATAGGAAGAGACATTTCAGCACGTAGAGAAGTGGAAAAGGAACTTGTTGAAACACAGGAGCTCATTGCCTCTATTTTCACAAATAATGCCGATGCTATTTCGGTTAGTAACTTGGATAAAGAAGTTATTAAAGTAAACCCAGCCTTCCAGCGACTTTACGGCTATACGGATGATGACATGATTAATCATCTGTTTGACATCTACCCAAATGACAATAAAGATGAAGCCAATCGGATCATGAAAGCCGTTATTGATGGTGACGGTGTCGTTGATTTCGATACAGTAAGGAAGACAAAAGACGGAACGCTAATTGATGTAAGCATTACCTACTCACCAATCAAAGATCACGAGGGAAACATTACGGCGATGTCTGCCATAACAAGAGATATACGCGATCGTAAGAGAACCGAAGAGCTTCTCCTTCGTTCAGAAAAGCTCTCCGCAATCGGACAGCTTGCAGCAGCGGTCGCTCATGAAGTTCGGAATCCATTAACTTCTGTAAAAGGATTTATTCAGCTATACAAAGATCGGATCCATAGTGATATATTGCAGCTGATGTTATCTGAAATGGACCGGATCGAATCGATTATTAATGAATTCTTATCACTCGCGCGACCCCAGGCCGTTACGTACCAACAAACCGATATTATGACGCTGACCCGTAACGTCGTCTCACTCATGGAGCCAGAGCTTTTATTAAACAAAGTCGACGTCGAGACAGATTTCCACACACCATCGCTCATAATGAACTGCGAGAAAAACCAAATCACTCAGGTTCTCATGAACATTATCAAAAACGGTATTGAATCGATGCCAGATGGCGGATTACTCTCCATCAAGACGTGCAATACAGACACGCACCTCTTTATTAAAATTGCTGATAAAGGCGTAGGTATCCCGAAAGAACGATTAGAACGACTTGGTGAGCCGTTCTTCTCGAATAAAGATACTGGTACCGGGCTTGGACTAGTCGTCTGTTATAAAATCATTCACGAACACAAGGGGACCATTGAATTTGATAGCTCTGTTGGCGAAGGAACCGTTGTCACCATTTCATTGCCGATCGAACGTTAA
- a CDS encoding PadR family transcriptional regulator gives MTLLNSFITELRRGTLTLAVLSQLRTPQYGYSLVQSLEKSGISIEQSTLYPLLRRLEKQELVTSSWDTTESRPRKYYVLSKYGREIFEQLKVEWEKTSSELATLLKGEDERESD, from the coding sequence GTGACGTTATTAAATTCATTTATAACGGAGCTCAGAAGAGGCACGTTAACGCTCGCGGTTCTAAGTCAATTAAGAACTCCTCAATATGGTTATTCTCTCGTTCAGTCGCTTGAGAAATCAGGAATATCCATTGAACAGAGCACGCTGTACCCACTGCTTCGGAGGTTAGAGAAGCAGGAGCTGGTGACGAGCAGTTGGGATACAACGGAAAGCAGACCGCGTAAGTATTATGTATTAAGTAAGTATGGAAGAGAAATTTTCGAACAGCTGAAAGTAGAGTGGGAGAAAACGTCGAGCGAATTAGCTACCTTATTGAAGGGGGAGGACGAACGTGAATCTGATTGA
- a CDS encoding HAAS signaling domain-containing protein — protein sequence MNLIEVYIGEVTRRLPESNREDIALELRSTIGDMLPDDPSEEDVKSALNELGSPVQMANGFRDWPMHLIGPQYFELYMKIIKMVLPISLVVTFITFMTINVIDYNGTGSLGDVFFNLMGDAIGGLWNTAIQTLFWITLIFVILERTDININRALKGWSADELEKVTSVPKKKKVSKSELFADLLFAAVWATLYFNADNLLGIIRNGKVDVPFFNNDVLLSYWPFVILTLLTAVLLALYKVIVGYWTKRLAVANAVHQVFTTTVIVIMLLNDQLIHPDLTNLLSLSETNQNMILAAIGLFFILSAVMDIVKGFWKAKL from the coding sequence GTGAATCTGATTGAGGTTTACATTGGTGAAGTGACGAGACGACTTCCTGAATCCAATCGGGAGGACATTGCGCTTGAATTAAGATCAACAATTGGGGATATGTTGCCGGACGATCCTTCAGAAGAAGACGTGAAGAGCGCCCTTAATGAACTTGGGAGCCCGGTACAAATGGCAAACGGATTTCGGGATTGGCCTATGCACCTCATTGGTCCTCAATATTTTGAGCTTTACATGAAGATTATCAAGATGGTGCTACCTATTTCGCTCGTTGTCACATTTATCACATTTATGACGATTAATGTGATCGACTACAATGGCACTGGGTCGCTTGGAGACGTCTTTTTTAATCTGATGGGTGATGCTATTGGAGGCCTATGGAATACCGCAATCCAAACGTTGTTTTGGATTACCCTCATTTTTGTGATTTTGGAACGGACCGATATAAATATAAACCGAGCGCTAAAGGGATGGTCAGCGGATGAATTAGAGAAAGTAACCTCTGTGCCCAAAAAGAAGAAAGTTTCGAAATCGGAGCTATTCGCCGATCTTCTCTTTGCGGCAGTTTGGGCAACCCTTTATTTTAACGCAGACAACTTACTTGGCATCATTCGAAACGGTAAGGTGGATGTGCCTTTCTTTAATAATGATGTGCTTTTATCTTACTGGCCATTTGTAATTCTGACTCTTCTAACGGCGGTGCTGCTTGCTTTATATAAAGTGATTGTTGGTTATTGGACGAAGCGTTTAGCAGTTGCTAATGCTGTTCATCAAGTCTTTACGACGACAGTGATCGTGATCATGTTATTAAATGATCAGCTGATTCATCCAGATTTAACGAACTTATTGTCTCTATCAGAAACGAATCAAAACATGATTCTTGCAGCGATTGGGTTATTCTTTATATTGAGTGCCGTCATGGATATTGTAAAAGGATTTTGGAAAGCGAAGTTGTAA
- a CDS encoding GntP family permease produces the protein MEIYLLAITLISIAIVIVGVSVFQWHAFIGLTVAALFLAVMSGMEWVDIIGSYEAGVGGVLGHLVGILALGTILGKLLSESGAGLQIANFFIRVFGEKKLPWAMFFSGFIIGIPVFFEVGILILLPLVISIQKATKKNILLIALPAVAGLSIVHGLIPPHPGAVAAIGIYEADLGKVLLYSLVIALPAGILGGPVFAKWINKRVVPVGEPDLIKVEDQQDPSKLPGTGISFTTIIMPVFLLVLGTFAPFLPLPGSAEGILEFIGSPLVALLLSCFFAFYFLGFRQGLDKKQIKKYVEECILPVGSIILIIGAGGGFKQILIDSGIGTIIGNLSQDLSLSPLVLAFMIAGLIRIATGSATVALTTAAGIVSPIIATMSGVNLELLVIVTGAGSLMFSHVNDAGFWMVKEYLGLTVKETFKTWTVLETVLSFAAFGGALILNMFV, from the coding sequence ATGGAAATCTACTTATTAGCAATAACACTCATATCAATTGCAATCGTAATTGTAGGAGTTTCTGTATTTCAGTGGCATGCTTTCATTGGTTTAACTGTAGCGGCTTTATTCCTGGCGGTCATGTCGGGGATGGAATGGGTCGATATTATAGGTTCATATGAAGCAGGTGTTGGTGGCGTACTTGGTCACTTAGTTGGTATTCTGGCACTTGGTACGATTCTAGGAAAACTGCTTTCTGAATCCGGTGCAGGGTTGCAGATTGCGAATTTCTTTATTCGCGTCTTTGGAGAGAAAAAGTTGCCATGGGCGATGTTCTTCTCAGGATTTATTATCGGAATTCCAGTATTCTTTGAAGTTGGTATTTTAATTCTATTACCACTCGTTATTTCAATTCAAAAGGCAACGAAGAAAAACATTTTATTGATTGCGCTACCAGCTGTAGCAGGTTTGTCGATTGTGCACGGATTGATTCCGCCGCATCCGGGTGCCGTTGCTGCGATTGGTATTTATGAAGCGGATCTTGGTAAAGTTCTATTGTATTCACTAGTTATAGCGCTACCAGCTGGTATTCTTGGTGGTCCGGTATTTGCCAAATGGATTAACAAGCGCGTAGTTCCTGTAGGTGAGCCTGATTTGATCAAAGTGGAAGATCAGCAGGATCCATCTAAACTACCTGGTACAGGCATTTCATTTACAACAATCATTATGCCAGTGTTTTTACTTGTTCTAGGTACGTTCGCTCCGTTCCTACCGTTACCAGGAAGTGCGGAAGGGATTTTAGAATTTATCGGTAGCCCACTTGTGGCACTGTTATTATCTTGTTTCTTTGCATTCTATTTCCTTGGCTTCCGTCAGGGATTAGACAAAAAACAAATTAAAAAATACGTAGAAGAATGTATTCTACCTGTTGGATCAATCATCTTGATCATCGGTGCAGGTGGTGGCTTTAAACAGATTTTGATCGATAGCGGAATTGGAACGATTATCGGGAATCTTTCTCAAGATCTTTCGTTATCACCGCTCGTTCTTGCCTTTATGATTGCAGGTCTTATTCGAATTGCTACAGGTTCCGCAACTGTTGCTTTAACAACAGCGGCTGGAATTGTGTCACCGATCATCGCAACGATGTCAGGTGTGAATCTAGAACTGCTCGTTATTGTAACAGGTGCAGGTTCACTTATGTTCTCGCATGTTAACGACGCTGGTTTCTGGATGGTTAAAGAATATCTAGGCTTAACCGTTAAAGAAACGTTTAAAACGTGGACTGTGCTGGAAACCGTGCTTTCCTTTGCAGCATTTGGCGGAGCATTAATTTTGAACATGTTTGTATAA
- a CDS encoding CBO0543 family protein, whose protein sequence is MKNKMIELHTSIEKLNDGYTTLWKEEMFLAWQWWLNVLLLLGPWVIWLILRKKESTNRLLLAGLFVYVITSTLDSMGVAYGLWFYLYTPLPYIHTFFMPWDLSSFPVMVMLLIQYKPNFSPLLKAVFFSLICAFVFEPLFIKLDVYVPLKWELYYGVPVYIIIYLIAHRVSRRGNFHELE, encoded by the coding sequence GTGAAGAATAAGATGATTGAACTTCATACTTCAATCGAAAAATTAAATGATGGATATACCACCCTATGGAAAGAAGAAATGTTTCTTGCCTGGCAATGGTGGTTGAACGTTTTGCTCCTTTTAGGACCGTGGGTTATTTGGCTGATTCTACGAAAAAAGGAAAGCACTAACCGTTTATTATTAGCAGGATTATTCGTTTATGTGATTACGTCAACGCTTGATTCGATGGGTGTTGCTTATGGTCTATGGTTTTATTTGTATACACCGCTTCCTTACATACATACATTTTTTATGCCATGGGATTTAAGTTCTTTTCCAGTCATGGTTATGTTGCTTATTCAATACAAGCCAAACTTCAGTCCATTATTGAAGGCGGTGTTCTTTTCGCTAATTTGTGCGTTTGTATTCGAGCCGTTATTTATTAAATTAGATGTATATGTGCCTCTTAAATGGGAGTTGTATTACGGGGTGCCGGTCTACATCATTATTTATCTTATTGCCCATCGTGTTAGTAGGAGAGGGAATTTCCACGAGTTAGAATAG
- a CDS encoding cation diffusion facilitator family transporter, with product MGHNHSHDHGHTHSANKKALLISFILIFTFMILEVVGGIITNSLALLSDAGHMLSDAVALGMSLLAFKLGEKKSDTEKTYGYKRFEILAAFLNGIALIAISFYILWESINRFIDPPDVASTGMLVIAAIGLIVNILVAWILMKGDTSENLNLRSAFLHVLGDLLGSIGAIIAALLIMFIGWNYADPIASAIVAILVLISGIRVTKDSFHVLMEGTPSNIDLQKVKEALVEIDGVNSIHDLHIWNITSDFPSFTCHLVVNEGVNRDQMLKIAGQKLHDQFELTHTTIQIECETSEIKDQENNCNE from the coding sequence ATGGGGCATAATCATTCCCATGATCACGGACATACTCATTCAGCAAACAAAAAAGCACTACTCATTAGTTTTATACTAATCTTCACTTTTATGATTTTAGAGGTTGTTGGTGGGATTATTACTAACAGTCTTGCACTCTTATCAGATGCAGGACATATGCTTAGCGATGCCGTTGCACTGGGTATGAGCTTACTTGCTTTTAAACTCGGTGAAAAGAAATCTGATACCGAGAAAACATATGGATACAAGCGATTTGAGATTCTTGCTGCGTTCTTAAACGGGATTGCGCTTATTGCGATTTCATTCTATATCTTATGGGAATCCATTAATCGTTTTATCGATCCACCTGACGTAGCAAGTACAGGTATGCTCGTTATCGCTGCCATTGGCTTGATCGTCAACATCCTAGTAGCCTGGATCCTTATGAAAGGAGACACTTCTGAGAATCTCAATTTACGAAGTGCTTTTCTCCATGTATTAGGTGATTTGCTTGGATCAATCGGCGCCATCATTGCCGCATTGCTCATCATGTTCATAGGCTGGAATTACGCCGACCCAATTGCGAGTGCGATTGTCGCTATTCTCGTTTTAATTAGCGGGATCCGCGTCACAAAAGACTCTTTCCATGTATTAATGGAAGGAACGCCATCTAATATCGATCTTCAAAAAGTGAAGGAAGCGCTAGTTGAAATCGATGGTGTTAATTCTATCCATGATTTGCACATTTGGAACATCACCTCCGACTTTCCATCTTTCACCTGTCACCTTGTGGTTAACGAGGGGGTAAATCGAGATCAAATGCTTAAGATCGCTGGGCAAAAGCTACATGATCAATTTGAACTCACGCACACCACTATTCAAATCGAATGTGAAACATCAGAAATTAAAGACCAAGAAAATAACTGTAACGAATAA
- a CDS encoding CBO0543 family protein, which translates to MVSKDKGILYLIWIVTAGLLFKYIPRNKIRHGLVIMLFKHVVTWFFGLLVVEKGLIQYPVRFFRKANRTSFTFEYFVYPAFCAIFNLNYPESRNKFIQLLYYLFHVGIITTGEVIAEKYTNLIKYVKWKWYWSFITLSLTNFSSRVFYRWFYKDEFKVKESN; encoded by the coding sequence ATGGTGTCAAAGGACAAGGGAATTCTTTATTTGATTTGGATAGTGACTGCAGGACTTTTATTTAAATATATCCCTAGAAATAAAATTCGACACGGTCTTGTGATTATGCTCTTTAAGCATGTTGTGACATGGTTTTTTGGTTTACTTGTCGTAGAGAAAGGGTTAATTCAGTATCCAGTGCGATTCTTTCGAAAGGCAAATCGCACAAGTTTTACGTTCGAATACTTTGTTTATCCTGCTTTTTGTGCCATTTTCAATTTGAATTACCCGGAGAGCAGAAATAAATTCATACAGCTTCTCTATTATCTTTTTCACGTTGGTATTATTACCACAGGAGAAGTGATCGCGGAGAAATATACGAATCTGATAAAGTACGTTAAGTGGAAGTGGTACTGGAGTTTCATCACGCTTTCGCTAACGAATTTTAGTTCTCGCGTGTTCTATCGCTGGTTTTATAAAGATGAGTTTAAGGTAAAGGAATCAAATTAA
- a CDS encoding pentapeptide repeat-containing protein yields the protein MSKNIKLERPKIPAILEEGHFRAIYNDEDLTLMNCEIIGEAVDDVELDRVILSKVVFRNVTFSNATFPQIDMIDVIFDNCNLSNVNFTEGIIHRVKFTDCKLIGADFSEANLGNVTFENCMANFSSYVDTRLKQVKFEDTSLQSANYHGSQFTKTIFNRCDANDVNFVQTLLKGVDLSTCTFERLHVDLESLDGCVVSQDQAIGFAKLLGLKVVE from the coding sequence ATGAGCAAAAACATAAAACTAGAACGTCCAAAGATTCCGGCTATCCTTGAAGAAGGTCATTTTCGTGCGATTTATAATGATGAAGACTTAACGCTAATGAATTGCGAGATCATAGGTGAAGCGGTGGACGATGTTGAGCTTGACCGTGTGATCCTATCGAAAGTGGTGTTCAGAAACGTTACATTTTCAAACGCCACGTTTCCTCAAATTGACATGATTGATGTTATATTCGATAATTGTAACCTTTCCAATGTGAATTTCACTGAAGGCATTATTCATCGCGTGAAGTTCACGGACTGCAAGTTAATAGGAGCGGATTTCTCGGAAGCGAACCTTGGAAACGTTACATTTGAGAATTGTATGGCAAATTTCAGTAGTTATGTGGATACCAGGCTGAAACAAGTAAAATTTGAAGATACGTCTTTGCAAAGCGCGAACTATCATGGCTCTCAGTTTACAAAGACAATTTTCAACAGGTGTGACGCAAACGACGTGAATTTCGTACAAACGCTTTTAAAGGGGGTCGATCTAAGCACATGTACGTTTGAACGCCTTCATGTTGATTTGGAAAGCCTTGATGGATGTGTAGTGTCACAGGATCAGGCGATTGGATTTGCGAAGTTGTTAGGATTGAAGGTTGTTGAATAG